The Geomonas agri genome contains the following window.
GCAGGCCTCGGAAGTAGTTGCCTTGGCCGAGGGAGGTTTCGAGCGCCCCTGCTGCAGTCAGAAGATGAGGCAGGTGGTGAAGCCGGTAGGGAGCCCCGTGGTGCTCACACTGCAGGGGGGAGCGTTCCCGGCGCTGGTGCCTGGGGGGACGCCGCAGAAACAGGCGCTGGACGCGGAAGGTGAGGGGCGGACCGAGTTCCTGGGATACGAGGCGGCGGTTCGCAAGGGAGTCGACTTGACCAGGGCGGAGATTATTGTCAGTGCCGGGCGTGGGGTCGGCAAGAAAGAGAACCTGCCGGTGATAGCCGAACTCGCCAAGGCGTTGGGCGGCGAGGTCGGGGCGAGCCGTCCCGTGGTCGACAGCGGATGGATGGACGCGGGGGCGCAGGTGGGAGTTACCGGGCAGACCGTGAGTCCGAAGCTCTACGTCGCCTGCGGCATCAGCGGTGCCATCCAGCACTTGGCGGGGATGAAGAAGTCGGGGTTCATCGTGGCCATCAACAAGGACAAGGACGCCCCCATCGGCGAGGTCGCCGACGTGTTGGTGGTGGCCGACGTGATGCAGTTCGTTCCCGCACTAACCGCAAAGCTGGCCAAATAGACAGCAAAGAGCATCGCTGAACAAAAAGGGCGCGGCAACCGTCAGGTGCCGCGCCCTTGCCCGTACTCGTTCCTGCACTCTGCAACTACTGCATCAACTCCAAAAACTCCTCTTCAGTAAGCACGCGCACGCCTAACTGCCGTGCCTTCTCCAGCTTGCTCCCGGCGTCGGCGCCGGCTACCACGTAGTCGGTCTTCTTGGAGACGCTGCCGGCGGCATGGGCGCCTTCCTGCTCCACCATCTTCTTGGCCTCGTCCCTGGTGAACTTCTCAAGGGCACCGGTGAAGACGAAGGTCTTGCCGGTGAACCTGCCGCCGACCCGCTTCTCCTCGACCTTGGGACTGACGCCGGCTTCCTTGAGCCGCTCCAGCACCTTCAGGTTCTCTTCGTTGCGGAAGAAGTCGGCTATGCTGGTGGCGACCTGCGGCCCCACTTCACGGACGCTGACCAGTTCCTCCTCGCTCGCCTTGGCCAGGTTCTCGATGCTGCCAAACGCTGCGGCCAAAAGCTTGGCGGTGTGCTCGCCGACGTGCCTGATGCCGAGCGCGAAAATGAGCCGCGACAGGTCGCGCTCCTTGCTCGCCTCGATGGCGTTCAACAGGTTCTCCGCAAGCTTTTTCCCCATGCGCTCAAACTGCATGAAGTCTTCTTCCTTGAGTGAATAGATGTCGGCGACATCCTGGATCAGCTTCAGGCTCAGGAGCTGCTCGATGAACTTGTCAC
Protein-coding sequences here:
- a CDS encoding electron transfer flavoprotein subunit alpha/FixB family protein, with amino-acid sequence MKALLVGECRDGKLLEYSYELFGFASQLGAETAMVLVGNDAALPSYGGTVYLAEAGKYGEYNPDLHKRLVQAAVEREKPDYVVFLHTSYGWDLAPRVAALLKAPQASEVVALAEGGFERPCCSQKMRQVVKPVGSPVVLTLQGGAFPALVPGGTPQKQALDAEGEGRTEFLGYEAAVRKGVDLTRAEIIVSAGRGVGKKENLPVIAELAKALGGEVGASRPVVDSGWMDAGAQVGVTGQTVSPKLYVACGISGAIQHLAGMKKSGFIVAINKDKDAPIGEVADVLVVADVMQFVPALTAKLAK